In Microbacterium galbinum, a single window of DNA contains:
- a CDS encoding HpcH/HpaI aldolase/citrate lyase family protein translates to MTFDLGPALLFCPADRPERFAKAVERADAVILDLEDAVLPGAKASARENVRTAALDPARVIVRVNAPSSAEFAADLAAVAASPFRTVMVAKTEDPSALDVFDTDYAVIALCETARGVQAAESIAEHERVVALMWGAEDLVASLGGTSSRRPDGTYRDVARYARTRVLLSAGAHGKGAIDAVHVDIDDVDGLEEEASDAVASGFRATACIHPSQVPVIRAAYRPDPASVEWARGVLAAAEEERGVFRFEGRMIDEPVLRHARSIVARVN, encoded by the coding sequence ATGACCTTCGACCTGGGGCCCGCGCTCCTGTTCTGCCCGGCGGACCGTCCGGAGAGATTCGCGAAAGCGGTGGAACGAGCGGATGCCGTCATCCTCGACCTCGAGGACGCCGTGCTCCCTGGGGCGAAGGCGTCCGCGCGTGAGAACGTGCGGACGGCCGCCCTCGACCCGGCGCGCGTCATCGTGCGCGTCAACGCACCGAGCAGTGCGGAGTTCGCCGCCGATCTGGCCGCCGTGGCGGCATCGCCGTTCCGGACGGTCATGGTCGCCAAGACCGAGGATCCGTCGGCGCTCGACGTCTTCGACACGGACTATGCCGTGATCGCTCTCTGCGAGACCGCCCGAGGGGTGCAGGCGGCCGAGAGCATCGCGGAGCACGAGCGGGTCGTCGCCCTCATGTGGGGTGCGGAGGATCTGGTCGCCTCGCTCGGCGGCACATCGAGCCGTCGTCCGGACGGCACGTACCGCGACGTCGCCCGATACGCGCGCACGCGGGTCCTGCTCTCCGCCGGAGCGCACGGCAAGGGCGCGATCGACGCCGTGCACGTCGACATCGACGACGTCGACGGCCTGGAGGAGGAGGCCTCGGATGCCGTCGCCTCCGGGTTCCGCGCGACGGCGTGCATCCACCCCTCGCAGGTGCCGGTGATCCGCGCGGCCTACCGTCCCGATCCGGCGAGCGTCGAGTGGGCGCGCGGAGTGCTCGCGGCGGCCGAGGAGGAGCGGGGCGTCTTCCGGTTCGAGGGCCGGATGATCGACGAACCGGTGCTGCGGCACGCCCGGTCGATCGTCGCGCGGGTGAACTGA
- a CDS encoding MaoC family dehydratase — MSAQEIVQRGMYFEEFELETRYLHRPGRTATEADNVLFTTLTMNTQALHLDAAFAEAQEPFHDRLMNSMWTLSTMVGASVAQLTQGTLVAQLGLGDIRFPHPLFAGDTLYTESVVTGMRPSSSRPTQGIVEIAHTGRNQDGTIVATATRSVLVHRRPEETS, encoded by the coding sequence ATGAGCGCGCAGGAGATCGTCCAGAGGGGCATGTACTTCGAGGAGTTCGAACTCGAGACCCGCTATCTGCACCGCCCGGGTCGCACGGCCACCGAGGCCGACAACGTGCTGTTCACGACCCTCACGATGAACACGCAGGCCCTGCACCTCGATGCGGCGTTCGCCGAGGCGCAGGAGCCCTTCCACGACCGCCTCATGAACTCGATGTGGACGCTCTCGACGATGGTCGGCGCGTCGGTCGCCCAGCTGACGCAGGGCACGCTCGTCGCACAGCTCGGACTCGGCGACATCCGCTTCCCGCATCCGCTCTTCGCGGGCGACACCCTTTACACCGAGAGCGTCGTGACCGGCATGCGGCCCTCGTCGTCGCGTCCGACCCAGGGGATCGTGGAGATCGCCCACACCGGCCGCAACCAGGACGGCACGATCGTCGCGACCGCCACCCGCTCGGTGCTCGTGCACCGCCGGCCCGAGGAGACCTCATGA
- a CDS encoding acyl-CoA dehydrogenase family protein, whose amino-acid sequence MDDLSPEERELAGMVREFAETVVAPRSYEADRTHTLPMDVVAQMGDLGLFGLPFPEEYGGQGGDYLALGIAIEALARIDQSIAITLEAGVSLGAMPIFRFGTETQKNELLPDLLAGRALAGFGLTEPEAGSDAGATRTTARLDGEDWVVDGTKQFITNSGTPITRFVTVTAVTGSVDGRKEISTIIVPNGTPGFTVEAPYDKVGWNASDTHPLTLDGVRVPAANLLGERGEGFRNFLSILDEGRIAIAALATGAAEGCLEEAVAYAKSRTVFGSALSTRQNAQFTLARMRARVHTARLAWHHAARLRDEGRPFAEQAAIAKLVAGEAAMDNARDATQIFGGNGFMNEFPVARHYRDSKILEIGEGTTEVQLLVIARGLGLAG is encoded by the coding sequence ATGGACGACCTGAGCCCCGAGGAGCGTGAACTCGCCGGCATGGTGCGCGAGTTCGCCGAGACCGTCGTCGCTCCGCGCTCGTACGAGGCGGACCGCACGCACACCCTGCCGATGGACGTGGTCGCGCAGATGGGAGATCTCGGACTGTTCGGCCTGCCCTTCCCGGAGGAGTACGGCGGACAGGGCGGTGACTATCTCGCGCTGGGCATCGCGATCGAGGCACTCGCCCGGATCGATCAGTCGATCGCGATCACGCTCGAGGCCGGTGTGAGCCTCGGCGCCATGCCGATCTTCCGCTTCGGCACGGAGACGCAGAAGAACGAGTTGCTCCCCGACCTGCTCGCCGGCCGCGCCCTGGCCGGCTTCGGGCTCACCGAACCGGAGGCGGGGAGCGACGCCGGTGCCACGCGCACGACCGCACGACTCGACGGCGAGGACTGGGTCGTCGACGGCACCAAGCAGTTCATCACGAACTCCGGCACTCCGATCACGCGTTTCGTGACCGTCACGGCGGTGACGGGGAGTGTGGACGGTCGCAAGGAGATCTCGACGATCATCGTGCCGAACGGCACTCCCGGTTTCACGGTCGAAGCGCCGTACGACAAGGTGGGGTGGAACGCCTCCGACACGCATCCGCTCACCCTCGACGGGGTGCGGGTTCCCGCCGCGAACCTGCTCGGTGAGCGGGGAGAGGGCTTCCGCAATTTCCTCAGCATCCTCGACGAGGGGCGCATCGCCATCGCCGCACTCGCCACCGGCGCGGCCGAGGGCTGCCTCGAGGAGGCCGTCGCCTATGCGAAGAGCCGCACGGTCTTCGGCAGCGCGCTGAGCACCCGGCAGAACGCCCAGTTCACGCTGGCACGCATGCGGGCGCGTGTGCACACGGCCCGTCTCGCCTGGCACCATGCGGCACGGTTGCGCGACGAGGGCCGCCCGTTCGCGGAGCAGGCGGCGATCGCGAAGCTCGTCGCGGGCGAGGCGGCGATGGACAATGCCCGCGATGCCACGCAGATCTTCGGCGGCAACGGGTTCATGAACGAGTTCCCCGTGGCGCGCCACTACCGCGACTCGAAGATCCTCGAGATCGGCGAGGGAACCACCGAGGTGCAGCTGCTCGTGATCGCGCGGGGCCTCGGACTCGCCGGGTAG
- a CDS encoding ATP-binding protein — translation MSEHHFDTVLVANRGEIARRVIRTLTALDIRSVAVYGDADADAPHVREADVAVRIGPAPASASYLDIDAIIAAAVDTGAQAIHPGYGFLSESVGLAEACRANGIVFIGPGIEALQIMGDKARAREHVVRHGVTVVPGFDAAGLDDERIAHEADAVGYPLLVKPSAGGGGKGMEVVAAASDLSGALASARRVAAAAFGDDSLVLERLLRRPRHIEVQVFGDVHGTVIALGERECTLQRRHQKVIEEAPSVGISAATREDFFRAAVRAAESVSYIGAGTVEFLIDADDPTEVFFIEMNTRLQVEHPVTEEVTGLDLVALQLRVAAGLALDAGPVVHGHAVEARVYAEAPERGFVPSTGTVLLFTPPPGVRVDSAVETGSEVSGFYDPMIAKIIAVADDRETALRRLDTALSRTVVLGVETNIAFLRTLCQDERVRAGDLDTGLIETLLPIAPEPPSPGMLDAASRVVLSDPADADALFPWNDASGWRLSGVPSAAAARVFLTDHDAVVKASPLDGVRRHAVARADADGAIWVAEDGRGVRLRPLDRRAALDRRLAARSDAASATEPEGRAPMPGSVVAVHVQDGDRVRAGAALVSIEAMKMEHPVLAPHDGVVRVLVAVGDQVRRGEPVVRVMTDTTTEETDTWTT, via the coding sequence ATGAGCGAGCACCACTTCGACACGGTCCTCGTCGCGAACCGCGGCGAGATCGCACGGCGCGTGATCCGCACCCTCACCGCGCTCGACATCCGCAGCGTCGCGGTCTACGGCGACGCCGACGCGGATGCCCCTCACGTGCGCGAGGCGGATGTGGCGGTGCGGATCGGCCCGGCCCCGGCGAGCGCTTCGTACCTCGACATCGACGCGATCATCGCGGCGGCCGTCGACACGGGCGCCCAGGCCATTCACCCCGGCTACGGTTTCCTCTCCGAGAGCGTCGGCCTCGCCGAAGCCTGCCGCGCGAACGGCATCGTCTTCATCGGCCCCGGCATCGAGGCGCTGCAGATCATGGGTGACAAGGCGCGTGCCCGCGAGCATGTGGTGCGTCACGGCGTGACCGTGGTCCCGGGCTTCGACGCCGCGGGGCTCGACGATGAGCGGATCGCGCACGAGGCGGATGCCGTCGGCTACCCGCTGCTCGTGAAGCCGAGTGCCGGCGGCGGCGGGAAGGGGATGGAGGTCGTCGCGGCGGCATCCGATCTGTCCGGTGCGCTGGCTTCGGCACGCCGCGTCGCGGCAGCGGCCTTCGGCGACGATTCCCTGGTTCTCGAACGCCTGCTCCGGCGTCCCCGGCACATCGAGGTGCAGGTGTTCGGTGACGTCCACGGCACGGTCATCGCCCTCGGCGAGCGCGAATGCACGCTCCAGCGGCGGCACCAGAAGGTCATCGAGGAGGCGCCGTCGGTCGGCATCTCCGCCGCCACCCGTGAGGACTTCTTCCGGGCGGCGGTGCGCGCTGCCGAGAGCGTGTCGTACATCGGGGCGGGCACGGTCGAGTTCCTGATCGACGCCGACGACCCGACGGAGGTGTTCTTCATCGAGATGAACACGCGCCTGCAGGTCGAGCATCCGGTCACCGAGGAGGTGACGGGTCTCGATCTCGTGGCGCTGCAGTTACGCGTCGCTGCAGGGCTCGCCCTCGATGCCGGGCCCGTCGTGCACGGTCATGCGGTCGAGGCGCGCGTCTACGCCGAGGCGCCCGAACGGGGCTTCGTACCCTCGACGGGGACCGTCCTGCTCTTCACACCCCCGCCGGGTGTGCGCGTCGACTCCGCCGTCGAGACCGGATCCGAGGTATCGGGGTTCTACGACCCGATGATCGCGAAGATCATCGCCGTAGCAGACGATCGCGAGACCGCACTGCGGCGTCTCGACACCGCTCTCTCGCGCACCGTCGTGCTGGGTGTCGAGACGAACATCGCGTTCCTGCGCACCCTCTGCCAGGACGAGCGCGTGCGAGCCGGCGACCTCGACACCGGGCTCATCGAGACCCTGCTCCCGATCGCACCGGAGCCGCCGTCACCCGGCATGCTCGACGCGGCTTCGCGGGTCGTGCTCTCCGACCCGGCGGACGCCGATGCGCTGTTCCCGTGGAACGACGCCTCTGGATGGCGTCTCAGCGGTGTTCCGTCGGCCGCAGCGGCGCGAGTGTTCCTCACCGACCATGACGCCGTCGTGAAGGCGTCACCCCTCGACGGCGTGCGGCGCCACGCGGTCGCACGAGCCGATGCGGACGGAGCGATCTGGGTCGCCGAGGACGGGCGCGGCGTGCGCCTGCGCCCGCTCGACCGTCGCGCAGCGCTCGATCGTCGCCTCGCTGCCCGGTCCGACGCGGCATCCGCCACCGAGCCGGAAGGGCGTGCGCCCATGCCGGGGAGCGTGGTCGCGGTGCACGTGCAGGATGGCGACCGCGTGAGGGCGGGAGCAGCGCTCGTGTCGATCGAGGCGATGAAGATGGAGCACCCGGTGCTCGCTCCGCACGACGGTGTCGTGCGGGTGCTCGTGGCCGTGGGCGATCAGGTGCGGCGCGGCGAACCCGTCGTGCGCGTGATGACGGATACGACGACGGAGGAGACAGACACATGGACGACCTGA
- a CDS encoding carboxyl transferase domain-containing protein — protein sequence MPATQQALAEQLHARLAAAALGGPEASRQRHVTRGKLLPRERVDRLLDEGSPFLEVAPLAADGLYDGEAPGAGVIAGIGLVHGRHVMVVCNDATVKGGTYLPITVKKHLRAQEIARENRLPCLYLVDSGGAFLPKQDEVFPDRDHFGRIFFHQARMSAEGIPQLAAVLGSCTAGGAYVPAMSDETVIVRGQGTIFLGGPPLVKAAIGEIVTAEELGGGEMHARRSGVVDHLAEDDEHALEILRDIVRTLPAPREPVWEVVPTREPDEAGSLYDVVPVDVNAAYDVHAVIDRLVDGGSVREFKSEYGTTLVTAFARIHGHPVGIVANNGVLFSESALKGAHFIELCDQRGIPLLFLQNITGFMVGSDAEAGGIAKDGAKMVTAVASCRVPKLTVIIGGSFGAGNYSMCGRAYSPRFLWTWPASRISVMGGNQAASVLATVKEDQLTGRGESWTPQQRADFEEPIRAQYEEQGEPYYATARLWDDGIVDPQQTRQMLGLALDVVSRAPLPEPRFGVFRM from the coding sequence ATGCCCGCAACCCAGCAGGCCCTCGCCGAGCAGTTGCACGCGCGACTCGCCGCCGCAGCGCTCGGTGGCCCGGAGGCCTCGCGCCAGCGCCATGTCACCCGGGGGAAGCTCCTGCCGCGCGAGCGCGTCGACCGACTTCTCGACGAGGGGAGTCCGTTCCTCGAGGTGGCGCCACTCGCGGCGGACGGGCTGTACGACGGCGAAGCGCCGGGAGCCGGAGTGATCGCCGGCATCGGACTGGTGCACGGCCGGCACGTGATGGTCGTCTGCAACGATGCGACCGTGAAGGGCGGCACCTACCTCCCGATAACGGTCAAGAAGCATCTGCGCGCTCAGGAGATCGCACGTGAGAACCGTCTGCCGTGCCTCTACCTGGTGGATTCCGGCGGGGCGTTCCTCCCCAAGCAGGACGAGGTCTTCCCCGACCGCGACCACTTCGGTCGCATCTTCTTCCACCAGGCGCGGATGTCGGCCGAGGGCATCCCGCAGCTCGCGGCGGTGCTCGGATCGTGCACCGCGGGTGGCGCCTACGTGCCGGCGATGAGCGACGAGACGGTCATCGTGCGCGGGCAGGGCACGATCTTCCTCGGTGGTCCGCCGCTGGTGAAGGCCGCGATCGGCGAGATCGTCACGGCGGAGGAGCTCGGCGGGGGAGAGATGCATGCGCGCCGCAGCGGCGTCGTCGATCACCTCGCCGAGGACGACGAACATGCGCTCGAGATCCTCCGGGACATCGTGCGCACGCTCCCGGCACCGCGCGAGCCGGTCTGGGAGGTCGTCCCGACGCGCGAACCCGACGAAGCGGGGTCGCTGTACGACGTGGTCCCCGTCGACGTCAACGCCGCGTACGACGTGCACGCGGTGATCGATCGCCTGGTGGACGGCGGCAGCGTCCGCGAGTTCAAATCGGAGTACGGCACGACACTGGTGACCGCCTTCGCCCGGATACACGGGCATCCCGTGGGCATCGTCGCGAACAACGGCGTGCTCTTCAGCGAGTCCGCGCTCAAGGGAGCGCACTTCATCGAGCTGTGCGATCAGCGGGGCATCCCGCTCCTCTTCCTGCAGAACATCACCGGCTTCATGGTCGGCTCCGACGCCGAAGCCGGCGGGATCGCGAAGGACGGCGCGAAGATGGTCACCGCGGTCGCGAGCTGCCGGGTGCCGAAGCTGACCGTGATCATCGGCGGATCCTTCGGCGCGGGCAACTACTCGATGTGCGGGCGCGCCTACTCGCCGCGCTTCCTGTGGACCTGGCCCGCGAGCCGGATCTCGGTGATGGGCGGCAACCAGGCGGCGTCCGTCCTGGCGACCGTGAAGGAGGACCAGCTCACCGGCCGCGGAGAGTCCTGGACGCCGCAGCAGCGCGCGGACTTCGAAGAACCGATCCGTGCCCAGTACGAGGAGCAGGGCGAGCCGTACTACGCGACCGCCCGCCTCTGGGACGACGGGATCGTCGACCCGCAGCAGACGCGGCAGATGCTCGGGCTCGCGCTCGACGTCGTCTCGCGCGCGCCGCTGCCCGAACCGCGCTTCGGCGTCTTCCGGATGTGA
- a CDS encoding TetR/AcrR family transcriptional regulator, with product MTTPVTARDRAKAERSDAIRHEAALLFAARGYNGVSLEDIGAAVGVSGPAVYRHFAGKQALLGSVLVKVSHDLLTGGTRVATADADAEERMEALIRFHVDFALRNAAVIQVQDRDVVHLADDDRADVRHVQRDYIELWIDTLAPLLPADRDELRLRVQACFGLINSTPHSTRAAARRHAATGDVLARMASAALRS from the coding sequence ATGACAACCCCGGTCACCGCTCGTGATCGCGCCAAGGCGGAGCGCTCGGATGCCATCCGGCACGAGGCCGCGCTGCTCTTCGCCGCCCGCGGGTACAACGGCGTCAGCCTCGAGGACATCGGGGCCGCTGTGGGCGTCTCCGGCCCCGCCGTCTACCGCCACTTCGCGGGGAAGCAGGCGCTGCTCGGTTCCGTGCTCGTGAAGGTCAGCCACGATCTGCTGACGGGTGGCACACGGGTGGCGACCGCCGACGCGGATGCCGAGGAGAGGATGGAGGCGCTGATCCGCTTCCACGTCGACTTCGCTCTGCGGAACGCCGCGGTGATCCAGGTGCAGGACCGGGATGTCGTGCACCTGGCCGACGACGACCGCGCCGATGTCCGGCACGTGCAGCGCGACTACATCGAACTGTGGATCGACACGCTCGCTCCCCTGCTTCCAGCCGACCGCGACGAGCTGCGCCTGCGCGTGCAGGCCTGCTTCGGCCTCATCAACTCCACGCCGCACAGCACCCGTGCTGCGGCGCGCCGCCACGCGGCCACCGGCGACGTGCTGGCGCGCATGGCCTCCGCGGCGCTGCGCAGCTAA
- a CDS encoding dihydrolipoamide acetyltransferase family protein — MIAEFRLPDLGEGLTEAEVVQWLVAPGEQVALNQTLAEVETAKAVVELPSPYEGTVAELHADAGETVAVGSPLIAFEVVGEEADASAPTAGAERAQPNLVGYGAAPSTSGRPARRARRAATSVPVIDAAVIEAAPHDASPSVTAEPPVVERPRSTPPVRAYAKRAGVDLAVVAAVVGDRVITRADIDSFASSGAEAGGRTAAAPRRETSPAFGASEEGAREVRIPIRGVRKHTAAAMVESAFTAPHVTVFHTVDVTATVELLDSLRADRVWSEHRIGPLAVVAKAVCLALGRTPGLNAHWDEAAGEIVQYRYVDLGIAAATDRGLIVPNIRDAEGLGLGGMSDAIRDLAATARAGKTTPAELQGGTFSISNIGVFGIDAGTPILPPGQSGILAVGAIRRQPWEHRGEIALRDMMTLSLSFDHRLVDGAEGARFLRDVADVLQEPGRAMLFG; from the coding sequence ATGATCGCCGAGTTCCGACTCCCCGACCTCGGCGAGGGCCTCACCGAGGCCGAGGTCGTGCAATGGCTGGTCGCTCCCGGTGAGCAGGTCGCGCTCAACCAGACGCTGGCGGAGGTCGAGACGGCGAAAGCGGTCGTCGAGCTCCCCTCGCCCTATGAGGGAACGGTGGCCGAGCTGCACGCCGACGCCGGAGAGACCGTCGCGGTCGGCTCGCCCCTGATCGCCTTCGAGGTCGTGGGCGAGGAAGCGGATGCCTCCGCTCCGACGGCCGGAGCGGAGCGGGCTCAGCCCAATCTCGTCGGATACGGGGCGGCCCCGTCGACGTCGGGGCGGCCTGCACGGCGCGCGCGGCGCGCAGCAACGAGCGTGCCGGTGATCGATGCGGCCGTGATCGAGGCCGCACCGCACGACGCGTCCCCCTCGGTCACCGCCGAGCCACCGGTCGTGGAGCGCCCGCGCTCGACCCCGCCCGTGCGCGCGTATGCGAAGCGCGCGGGCGTGGATCTCGCCGTGGTCGCGGCCGTCGTCGGCGATCGCGTGATCACCCGCGCAGACATCGATTCCTTCGCCTCGTCCGGGGCGGAGGCCGGAGGCCGGACGGCCGCGGCGCCACGGCGCGAGACCTCTCCCGCGTTCGGCGCATCGGAGGAGGGGGCGCGCGAGGTGCGCATCCCGATCCGGGGCGTGCGCAAGCACACGGCGGCCGCGATGGTCGAGAGCGCCTTCACCGCGCCGCACGTCACGGTCTTCCACACGGTCGACGTCACGGCCACGGTCGAACTGCTCGACTCGCTCCGCGCCGATCGTGTCTGGAGCGAGCACCGCATCGGCCCGCTCGCGGTCGTCGCCAAGGCCGTGTGTCTGGCGCTCGGTCGAACGCCGGGATTGAACGCCCACTGGGACGAGGCTGCCGGGGAGATCGTCCAGTACCGCTACGTGGACCTCGGTATCGCTGCGGCGACGGACCGCGGACTCATCGTGCCGAACATCCGCGATGCCGAGGGTCTCGGCCTCGGCGGCATGTCGGATGCGATCCGCGATCTCGCGGCCACGGCTCGCGCGGGGAAGACCACACCGGCGGAACTCCAGGGCGGCACGTTCTCGATCTCGAACATCGGGGTCTTCGGCATCGATGCCGGCACGCCGATCCTGCCCCCGGGGCAGTCGGGAATCCTCGCGGTGGGTGCGATCCGACGCCAGCCCTGGGAGCACCGCGGCGAGATCGCGCTGCGCGACATGATGACGTTGAGCCTCTCGTTCGATCACCGTCTGGTGGACGGGGCCGAGGGTGCGCGATTCCTGCGCGATGTCGCCGACGTGCTGCAGGAGCCGGGTCGGGCGATGCTCTTCGGTTAG
- a CDS encoding alpha-ketoacid dehydrogenase subunit beta, which produces MTELTLGKALGAGLRRAMRDDDRVVLLGEDIGKLGGVFRITDGLLDEFGAGRVIDTPLAESGIVGTAVGLAFRGYRPVVEIQFDGFVYPAFDQIVAQVAKLHYRTQGRVKMPITIRIPWAGGIGAAEHHSESPEAYFVHTAGLRVVAVSNPEDAYRSLRQAIASDDPVIFFEPKRLYHHRGEVDLDAPLADAVPMGLAQVVRGGTDVTLVTYGAMVSTALEAASAAEDEGVSIEVVDLRSLSPVDYDTLAASVRKTGRVVVAHEASREAGVAAEVIASITEFCFEYLESAPLRVTGHDVPYPPAKLEKYHLPDLDRLLDAVDRVLDRGARTGVDA; this is translated from the coding sequence ATGACGGAGCTGACTCTGGGCAAGGCGCTCGGCGCGGGATTGCGGAGGGCCATGCGCGACGACGACCGGGTCGTGCTCCTCGGCGAGGACATCGGCAAGCTCGGCGGCGTCTTCCGGATCACCGACGGCCTCCTCGACGAGTTCGGCGCCGGTCGTGTGATCGATACGCCGCTTGCGGAGTCCGGGATCGTCGGGACGGCGGTCGGACTCGCCTTCCGCGGCTATCGCCCGGTGGTCGAGATCCAGTTCGACGGATTCGTGTATCCGGCCTTCGATCAGATCGTGGCGCAGGTGGCGAAGCTGCACTACCGCACGCAGGGGCGGGTGAAGATGCCGATCACGATCCGCATCCCGTGGGCCGGGGGCATCGGCGCCGCCGAGCACCACTCGGAATCGCCCGAGGCGTACTTCGTCCATACCGCGGGGCTGCGCGTCGTGGCCGTCTCGAATCCCGAGGACGCCTATCGCAGCCTGCGACAGGCGATCGCCTCCGACGATCCGGTGATCTTCTTCGAACCGAAGCGCCTCTACCATCACAGGGGCGAGGTCGACCTGGATGCGCCGCTCGCGGATGCCGTACCGATGGGGCTCGCTCAGGTGGTCCGCGGGGGGACGGATGTGACCCTCGTCACCTACGGCGCGATGGTGTCCACCGCGCTCGAGGCCGCGTCGGCCGCGGAGGACGAGGGCGTGTCGATCGAGGTCGTCGATCTGCGTTCCCTCTCGCCGGTCGACTACGACACACTGGCCGCCTCCGTGCGCAAGACGGGTCGCGTCGTCGTCGCGCACGAGGCCTCACGGGAGGCCGGTGTCGCCGCCGAGGTGATCGCGAGCATCACGGAGTTCTGCTTCGAGTACCTCGAGTCGGCGCCCCTGAGGGTGACGGGGCACGACGTGCCGTACCCGCCGGCGAAGCTCGAGAAGTACCACCTTCCCGATCTCGACCGGCTGCTGGATGCGGTGGATCGCGTGCTCGATCGCGGCGCGCGAACGGGGGTGGACGCATGA
- the pdhA gene encoding pyruvate dehydrogenase (acetyl-transferring) E1 component subunit alpha, whose protein sequence is MSPQITPIADTEQDLELAERLLAPDGTRVRHPQLDPFVADVDHDVLRGLLRDMVVLRRIDAEGVALQRQGQLGLWAPCQGQEATQIGTARALEDRDYVFPSYRETGVIYARGAQPGDYVRMWRGEEGSAYDPAALRVAPLQIIIGAQTLHAVGYALGIRHEGADEVAVTYFGDGATSQGDVNEAMIFAASYRAPVVFVCQNNHWAISEPVAVQSQYPIAGRAPGFGIPSLRVDGNDVLACLAAMRWALDHARSGRGPAYIEAVTYRMGPHTTADDPTRYRPEGELDAWRRRDPISRLEAHLRAAGELSEEYVAQTQETADAVAKEMRAQCLGMVTRPPLAVFDGVYAEPHAGLDRQREEYAEYLAGFEEATA, encoded by the coding sequence ATGTCACCGCAGATCACTCCCATCGCTGACACCGAGCAGGATCTGGAGCTCGCCGAGCGCCTCCTCGCTCCGGACGGCACCCGCGTGCGGCATCCGCAACTCGACCCCTTCGTCGCCGACGTCGACCATGACGTGCTGCGCGGACTGCTGCGCGACATGGTGGTGCTGCGGCGGATCGATGCCGAGGGCGTCGCGCTCCAGCGGCAGGGTCAGCTAGGCCTCTGGGCGCCGTGCCAGGGGCAGGAGGCGACGCAGATCGGCACCGCCCGGGCGTTGGAGGATCGCGATTACGTCTTCCCGAGCTACCGCGAGACCGGCGTCATCTATGCCCGGGGCGCTCAGCCCGGCGACTACGTGCGCATGTGGCGCGGTGAAGAGGGATCGGCGTACGATCCGGCCGCACTGCGGGTCGCACCGCTGCAGATCATCATCGGTGCGCAGACGCTGCACGCCGTCGGCTATGCGCTCGGCATCCGGCACGAGGGGGCCGATGAGGTCGCCGTGACCTACTTCGGCGACGGTGCCACAAGTCAGGGCGACGTGAACGAGGCGATGATCTTCGCGGCCTCGTACCGCGCCCCCGTCGTCTTCGTCTGCCAGAACAACCACTGGGCGATCTCCGAGCCGGTGGCGGTGCAGTCGCAGTACCCGATCGCCGGTCGCGCCCCGGGCTTCGGCATCCCGAGCCTGAGGGTCGACGGTAACGACGTCCTCGCCTGCCTCGCCGCGATGCGGTGGGCGCTCGATCACGCTCGTTCGGGCAGGGGACCCGCCTACATCGAGGCGGTCACCTACCGGATGGGGCCGCACACGACTGCCGACGACCCCACGCGCTACCGGCCGGAGGGCGAGCTCGACGCGTGGCGCCGCCGCGACCCGATCAGCCGTCTCGAAGCGCACCTGCGCGCCGCGGGCGAGCTGTCGGAGGAGTACGTCGCGCAGACGCAGGAGACCGCCGACGCGGTCGCCAAGGAGATGCGGGCGCAGTGCCTCGGCATGGTGACCCGTCCGCCGCTGGCGGTCTTCGACGGTGTCTACGCCGAACCGCACGCGGGTCTCGACCGCCAACGCGAGGAGTACGCCGAGTACCTCGCCGGCTTCGAGGAGGCGACGGCATGA